From uncultured Methanobrevibacter sp., the proteins below share one genomic window:
- a CDS encoding XTP/dITP diphosphatase: MITFITGNEHKVKEAENIFKDYDINLEHIDLGYTEPQGTLEEVAISGAKYACRKLGKPVIVEDAGLFIKALNDFPGVYSHYVQDTIGNQGILKLLADTDDRYAEFRSVIGYCAPNSEPKTFLGKVSGEIAVEERGDLGFAFDPLFYVPSEGKTFGELTTDEKNQFSHRKNSLKKFIEWYSNQE, encoded by the coding sequence ATGATAACATTTATAACTGGTAACGAACATAAAGTTAAAGAAGCAGAGAATATTTTCAAAGATTATGACATTAACTTAGAGCATATTGATTTAGGTTACACAGAACCTCAAGGAACTCTTGAGGAAGTGGCTATATCAGGCGCAAAATATGCTTGTCGTAAACTTGGAAAGCCTGTGATTGTTGAAGATGCTGGTTTGTTCATTAAAGCTTTAAATGATTTTCCTGGAGTCTATTCACACTACGTTCAAGATACTATTGGAAATCAGGGAATTTTAAAGTTATTGGCAGACACTGATGACCGTTATGCCGAATTCAGGTCAGTTATTGGGTACTGTGCCCCCAATTCTGAGCCCAAGACTTTTTTAGGCAAGGTTTCAGGTGAAATCGCAGTTGAAGAAAGAGGAGATTTAGGATTCGCTTTTGATCCATTGTTTTATGTTCCAAGTGAAGGTAAGACTTTTGGAGAACTTACAACTGATGAAAAAAACCAATTTTCACATAGAAAAAATTCATTAAAAAAATTTATTGAATGGTATTCTAATCAAGAATAA
- a CDS encoding 30S ribosomal protein S15, translated as MARPEWVTYSDEEIEEMILKFNKEGKSTSEIGIVLRDQYGIPSVKDVTGERITEILKRNGQAGEYPEDLLNLIKRAVNIRDHLEENPKDLHSKRGLTIIESRIRKLASYYVSEGALPEGWRYNPKEAALLVK; from the coding sequence ATGGCAAGACCAGAATGGGTAACTTATAGTGACGAAGAAATTGAAGAAATGATTTTAAAATTTAACAAAGAAGGTAAAAGTACTTCCGAAATCGGTATTGTATTAAGAGACCAATATGGAATTCCATCTGTAAAAGATGTTACTGGTGAAAGAATCACCGAAATCTTAAAAAGAAACGGTCAAGCTGGAGAATACCCAGAAGACTTATTAAACTTAATTAAAAGGGCTGTAAATATCAGAGACCACTTAGAAGAAAATCCTAAAGACTTACATTCAAAAAGAGGTTTAACTATCATTGAATCAAGAATCAGAAAATTAGCTTCTTACTATGTAAGTGAAGGAGCATTACCAGAAGGTTGGAGATACAATCCAAAAGAAGCAGCACTCCTTGTTAAATAG
- the uppP gene encoding undecaprenyl-diphosphatase UppP — MNIIQAIIIGVVQGLTEFLPVSSSAHLVFIQNILGVESSLAFDTFLHLGSLLAVLWFFRADIIKMIVSWISSLSDIVHGRFKEGFYEDPYKRLAWYVILATIPVGLVGVFFEDSVDALFSGALYVPAFFLFVTGTILYLSQRMTSGNINFHNVGPKESLFMGLGQACAILPGLSRSGTTIAAGLVIGLDKEFAAKFSFILSIPAILGAFLLQVKDIGSAMDANFLPIILGFIAAFIAGYAAIKWMLELIQKRSLDIFAYYCWAVGIIVFMGSIAHIF; from the coding sequence ATGAATATAATTCAAGCGATTATTATTGGTGTTGTTCAGGGATTGACTGAATTTTTACCGGTAAGTAGTTCAGCACATTTGGTTTTTATCCAAAATATTTTAGGAGTTGAAAGCTCTCTTGCTTTTGACACCTTTCTTCATTTGGGATCATTGCTTGCAGTTTTATGGTTCTTCCGTGCAGACATTATTAAAATGATTGTGTCATGGATTTCCAGTTTGTCTGATATTGTACATGGAAGATTTAAGGAAGGTTTTTATGAAGATCCTTACAAAAGACTTGCATGGTACGTTATTTTAGCTACAATTCCTGTTGGTCTTGTCGGAGTATTTTTTGAAGATTCTGTAGATGCATTATTTTCAGGTGCACTATATGTTCCGGCATTCTTCTTATTTGTAACAGGTACCATTCTTTACTTGTCTCAAAGGATGACTAGCGGTAATATTAATTTCCATAATGTTGGTCCAAAAGAATCATTATTTATGGGATTAGGTCAAGCTTGTGCTATTTTACCGGGACTTTCCCGTTCAGGTACTACAATAGCTGCAGGTCTTGTCATAGGTTTGGATAAGGAATTTGCTGCAAAATTCAGTTTTATATTATCTATTCCAGCGATTCTTGGAGCATTCCTATTGCAAGTCAAAGATATAGGTTCAGCTATGGATGCTAATTTCTTGCCAATAATTTTAGGTTTTATTGCAGCATTTATCGCAGGGTATGCGGCTATTAAATGGATGCTTGAATTAATTCAAAAAAGAAGTTTGGATATTTTTGCTTACTACTGTTGGGCAGTAGGTATAATTGTATTCATGGGTTCAATTGCCCACATATTCTAA
- a CDS encoding 4Fe-4S binding protein — MLQILVDEDKCIGCGNCYDICPKAAKIWKIGSVAHILDLRYCHVCTLCAMECPVDCIKIIRPGEEA; from the coding sequence ATGTTGCAAATTTTAGTTGATGAAGATAAATGTATTGGATGTGGGAACTGTTATGATATTTGTCCGAAAGCTGCTAAAATTTGGAAGATTGGTAGTGTAGCACATATATTGGATTTAAGATATTGTCATGTTTGTACATTATGTGCAATGGAATGTCCTGTAGACTGTATTAAAATCATACGTCCGGGTGAAGAAGCTTAA
- a CDS encoding branched-chain amino acid transaminase, which translates to MAWDDTASKIWIDGNMVDWKDANIHVLSHVVHYGTSVFEGIRAYKNENGVAVFRLKEHVQRLFDSAKIYKIDIPYTQEEVEEAILETVRVNDLDGCYIRPIVFRGYGELGVNPLNCPVNVVIAAWEWGSYLGEEGMANGVDIGVSSWRKPAPDTFPALAKCGANYMNSQLAKLEAIDNGYDEAIMLDYEGHVSEGSGENIFLAEGEKLFTPAMSSSNLKGITRDSIMTIARDLGYEVVEEVISRERLYSANEVFFTGTAAEVTPIRSIDHRQIGAGKRGPIAEKIQTAFFDIVEAKTEDKYNWLSYI; encoded by the coding sequence ATGGCTTGGGATGACACAGCTAGTAAAATATGGATAGATGGAAACATGGTAGATTGGAAAGATGCAAATATTCATGTACTTTCTCATGTTGTCCATTATGGTACAAGTGTTTTTGAAGGTATTCGTGCATACAAAAACGAAAATGGTGTTGCAGTATTCCGTTTAAAAGAACATGTACAACGTTTATTCGACTCTGCAAAAATTTACAAAATTGATATTCCATATACTCAGGAAGAGGTTGAAGAAGCAATTTTAGAAACCGTTCGCGTAAATGATTTAGATGGTTGTTACATCCGTCCTATAGTATTTAGAGGATATGGTGAACTTGGTGTAAATCCTTTAAATTGTCCTGTTAATGTAGTTATTGCTGCCTGGGAATGGGGATCATATTTAGGAGAAGAAGGAATGGCAAATGGTGTAGACATTGGTGTTTCATCATGGAGAAAACCTGCACCAGATACTTTCCCTGCTCTTGCAAAATGTGGAGCAAACTATATGAATTCTCAATTAGCTAAACTTGAGGCTATTGATAACGGTTATGATGAAGCTATCATGTTAGACTATGAAGGTCACGTTTCTGAAGGAAGTGGAGAAAACATATTCCTTGCTGAAGGGGAAAAATTATTCACTCCTGCAATGTCCTCATCCAATCTCAAAGGAATTACTAGAGATTCCATCATGACAATAGCTCGTGATTTAGGATATGAAGTTGTTGAAGAAGTAATTTCAAGAGAAAGATTATACTCTGCAAATGAAGTATTTTTCACAGGAACTGCTGCAGAAGTAACTCCAATCCGTTCAATCGACCACAGACAAATTGGCGCCGGTAAAAGAGGACCAATCGCTGAAAAAATACAAACTGCCTTCTTTGACATTGTTGAGGCTAAAACAGAAGATAAATACAATTGGTTATCTTACATTTAA
- a CDS encoding F420-dependent methylenetetrahydromethanopterin dehydrogenase, translating to MVVKIAIIKSGNIGTSPVIDLLLDERADRPNIDVRTFGSGAKMNPEQVEDVVPKIDAFEPDFAIFISPNPGAPGPAKAREMLSAKDIPAIIVGDAPGKGKKDEMDEQGLGYIIVMSDPMIGAKREWLDPTEMAIFNSDILKVLAETGALRLVQQTIDTVIEQAEAGSIELPKLIVTAEKAAEAGGFANPYAKAKAIAAYEMAGSVANLDMKGCFMTKGFENFIPLVAAAHEIAACAAKLAQEAREIEKANDTVLRTPHMKEGNPGCKTDLISKPE from the coding sequence ATGGTAGTTAAAATTGCTATTATTAAAAGTGGTAATATTGGTACTTCACCAGTAATTGACCTATTGTTAGACGAAAGAGCAGACAGACCAAATATCGATGTAAGAACCTTTGGATCTGGAGCTAAAATGAACCCTGAACAAGTAGAAGACGTCGTACCTAAAATAGACGCTTTTGAACCAGATTTCGCAATCTTCATTAGCCCAAACCCAGGAGCTCCTGGACCAGCTAAAGCAAGAGAAATGTTATCCGCAAAAGACATTCCTGCTATTATCGTCGGTGACGCACCTGGTAAAGGTAAAAAAGATGAAATGGATGAACAAGGTTTAGGATACATTATCGTAATGTCTGACCCAATGATTGGTGCAAAAAGAGAATGGTTAGACCCAACTGAAATGGCTATTTTCAACTCCGACATCTTAAAAGTATTAGCTGAAACCGGAGCATTAAGATTAGTCCAACAAACCATTGACACTGTAATCGAACAAGCAGAAGCTGGATCAATCGAATTACCTAAACTCATTGTTACTGCTGAAAAAGCTGCAGAAGCTGGTGGATTCGCAAACCCATACGCAAAAGCAAAAGCTATTGCTGCATACGAAATGGCTGGATCCGTTGCTAACTTAGACATGAAAGGTTGTTTCATGACTAAAGGTTTCGAAAACTTCATCCCATTAGTAGCTGCTGCTCACGAAATTGCTGCATGCGCTGCTAAATTAGCACAAGAAGCAAGAGAAATCGAAAAAGCAAATGATACTGTTTTAAGAACCCCTCACATGAAAGAAGGAAACCCAGGTTGTAAAACAGACTTAATCTCAAAACCAGAATAA
- a CDS encoding flavodoxin family protein, whose amino-acid sequence MKIFGICASPRNNTTEYVLKNALAKLESHNFDTEMFTCMGKEIKPCMHCDYCLENKKCIIEDDMSSVYEGLQGADGIILATPIQSGGISSNLASIMDRTRALEAVDYNLLRGKIGMSIAVGGDRTGGQDFAHLKNITYFMIHGIIPVSGGPFGSNLGASFWSNDSIDDIKEDDYGMDSLDRTLHEFENFLNKYI is encoded by the coding sequence ATGAAAATATTTGGAATTTGTGCAAGTCCTCGCAACAATACTACAGAATATGTTTTAAAAAATGCATTGGCTAAACTTGAGAGTCATAATTTTGATACTGAAATGTTTACTTGCATGGGAAAGGAAATTAAACCTTGCATGCATTGTGATTACTGTTTGGAAAATAAGAAATGCATTATCGAGGATGATATGTCAAGTGTTTATGAGGGTCTTCAGGGTGCTGATGGGATAATATTGGCCACTCCTATTCAAAGTGGGGGAATAAGTTCTAACTTGGCATCAATCATGGATAGAACACGTGCTCTTGAAGCTGTTGATTACAATTTGCTGAGGGGAAAAATTGGCATGAGTATTGCCGTTGGTGGTGACAGAACCGGCGGTCAGGATTTTGCACATCTGAAAAATATTACATACTTCATGATTCACGGTATAATTCCTGTAAGTGGTGGACCTTTCGGCTCTAATTTGGGTGCTTCTTTTTGGTCAAATGATTCAATTGACGATATTAAAGAGGATGATTATGGAATGGACTCACTGGATCGGACTTTACATGAATTTGAAAATTTTTTAAATAAGTACATTTAA
- a CDS encoding bifunctional N(6)-L-threonylcarbamoyladenine synthase/serine/threonine protein kinase: protein MIVLISLGIEGTAEKTGVGIVDSDGNILAMAGKQLFPEEGGIHPRIAAEHHAKWIPELIPQTIEESGLSYDDIDLISFSQGPGLGPALRIVATSARSLALSLNKPIIGVNHCIGHVEVGKLDTGAKNPVSLYVSGGNSQVIAYESGRYRIFGETLDIAIGNCLDHFGRETGLGHPGGPVIEKLAKDGSYIDLPYVVKGMDFSFSGLLSAALREAEKGTPMEDICFSLQETAFAMLVEVTERALSHTQKDEVMLCGGVSANSRLREMLKTMSEEHGAKFYMPEMKLCGDNGVMIAWLGLLMCKEFGPMDLSQTGIIQKFRTDEVDIPWIDNSKSYLKLSDDLIAKGAESNIVKANYLGEKAVLKDRVPKNYRISEIDNKIRKARCKEEAKLLADAKRAGVKTPILYDVDLNNKSILMEEIDGVMVKDVIDEKLSFRIGEEISKLHSAGIIHGDITSSNVMLQDDNLVFIDFGLGRYSSLDEDKAVDLLVLKKSLQSIDYNLALDYFDAVLKGYDNDSVVNKIDDIESRGRYTH, encoded by the coding sequence TTGATTGTCTTGATAAGTTTAGGAATTGAAGGAACTGCAGAAAAAACTGGTGTAGGTATTGTTGATAGTGACGGAAATATATTGGCTATGGCTGGAAAACAATTATTTCCTGAAGAGGGTGGAATTCATCCGAGAATTGCTGCTGAACACCATGCCAAATGGATTCCTGAACTAATTCCTCAAACTATTGAAGAATCAGGTTTATCTTACGATGATATCGATTTAATTTCTTTTTCACAGGGTCCGGGTTTAGGCCCTGCTTTAAGGATTGTTGCAACCTCTGCAAGAAGCTTGGCTTTATCTTTGAATAAACCAATAATTGGGGTAAATCACTGTATTGGTCATGTTGAAGTTGGAAAATTAGATACTGGTGCTAAAAATCCAGTTTCCCTTTATGTAAGTGGTGGAAACAGTCAGGTAATTGCATATGAAAGTGGAAGATATAGGATTTTCGGTGAAACTTTAGACATCGCTATTGGAAATTGTCTGGATCATTTTGGCCGTGAGACTGGACTGGGCCATCCTGGAGGTCCGGTAATAGAAAAACTTGCTAAAGATGGTTCATATATTGACCTGCCTTATGTTGTAAAAGGAATGGATTTTTCCTTTTCAGGATTGTTGTCTGCAGCTTTAAGGGAAGCTGAAAAAGGAACTCCCATGGAAGACATTTGTTTTTCACTTCAGGAAACCGCTTTTGCAATGCTGGTTGAGGTTACTGAAAGGGCACTGTCACACACCCAAAAGGATGAGGTGATGTTGTGTGGAGGGGTTTCAGCAAATTCACGTTTGCGAGAAATGCTTAAGACAATGTCAGAAGAGCATGGCGCCAAATTTTACATGCCTGAAATGAAGCTTTGCGGTGATAATGGGGTTATGATTGCTTGGCTGGGTCTTTTGATGTGTAAGGAATTCGGGCCGATGGATTTGTCCCAAACTGGAATAATTCAAAAATTCAGAACTGATGAGGTGGACATCCCTTGGATTGACAATTCTAAAAGCTATCTAAAATTAAGTGATGATTTGATAGCTAAAGGCGCCGAATCAAACATCGTCAAGGCAAATTATTTGGGTGAAAAAGCGGTTTTAAAGGATAGGGTTCCTAAAAACTATAGAATTTCTGAAATCGACAACAAAATTAGAAAAGCCAGATGTAAAGAGGAAGCAAAACTGCTGGCAGATGCTAAAAGAGCAGGTGTTAAAACTCCAATTCTATATGATGTTGATTTAAATAACAAATCAATACTTATGGAAGAAATTGACGGTGTAATGGTAAAGGATGTTATTGATGAGAAATTATCATTTAGAATCGGTGAGGAAATATCAAAGCTTCACAGCGCCGGCATAATTCATGGAGACATTACCTCTTCAAATGTCATGCTTCAGGATGATAATCTTGTTTTCATCGATTTTGGTCTTGGCAGGTACTCTTCTTTAGATGAAGACAAGGCAGTTGATTTGCTTGTTTTGAAAAAGTCATTACAAAGCATTGATTATAATTTGGCATTGGACTATTTTGATGCTGTTTTAAAAGGTTATGATAATGATTCTGTTGTTAATAAAATAGATGATATTGAATCAAGAGGAAGATATACTCATTAA
- the hisB gene encoding imidazoleglycerol-phosphate dehydratase HisB has translation MSRISNVSRKTSETDITIKMNLDGEGKYNISTGVNFFNHMLESFSKHSMIDLEVDASGDIEIDDHHTIEDVGILLGEAFLQAIGDKKGIKRMAHAIVPMDESVATVAIDISGRSYCNMNLDFKNEKIGDMTSDIVIHFFESFAGSAKLNIYGTVEGVNDHHKAEAVFKAFAKSLKEAIKVEHDQIPSTKGVL, from the coding sequence ATGAGTAGAATTTCAAATGTTTCAAGAAAAACTTCCGAAACAGACATTACTATAAAGATGAATCTTGATGGTGAAGGCAAATACAATATTTCAACAGGAGTTAATTTCTTTAATCATATGTTGGAATCATTCTCAAAGCACAGCATGATTGATTTGGAAGTTGATGCTTCTGGGGATATCGAAATTGATGACCACCATACTATAGAGGATGTTGGAATATTGCTTGGTGAAGCTTTCCTACAGGCAATTGGTGATAAGAAAGGTATTAAAAGAATGGCACATGCTATTGTTCCGATGGATGAATCAGTTGCAACAGTTGCAATCGATATTAGCGGGCGCAGCTATTGTAATATGAATCTTGATTTCAAGAATGAAAAAATAGGGGACATGACATCCGATATTGTAATCCACTTTTTCGAATCCTTTGCAGGTTCCGCTAAATTAAATATTTATGGGACAGTTGAGGGAGTAAATGATCATCATAAGGCTGAAGCTGTTTTTAAAGCATTCGCCAAATCCTTAAAAGAAGCCATTAAAGTGGAGCATGATCAGATTCCTTCCACAAAAGGAGTATTATAG
- the cobT gene encoding nicotinate mononucleotide-dependent phosphoribosyltransferase CobT — MIDGVTTYGSEELTEMLQECEDPVFLLTIGTTETSLIDGISGAGPSADLTEYTPASDAEFMVLGEVRCCDAPAETVVGDAAAPTPARLTKASLQLSEIPFVIIDAGSKIKPDIEYLTFGKEYGRDIRTGKGVLNPLEIFENAKDLGAELSRRHEMLIIGESIAAGTTTALGVLRALGYEANEKVSGSMPHNPHDMKTKVVDEGLENAGLDPEKDDIDAIQAIGAVGDPTLPAIAGIVLGSDIPIILAGGTQMAAVCAIIKSIQPTFDFSRINLATTVYVAGDETADLFGILKQIDDSITVNVVDPKFEESSHEGLKNYLKGFVKEGAGAGGAMYSALVLGNSVEKLRKRIEKVCK, encoded by the coding sequence ATGATTGATGGAGTTACAACATACGGATCAGAAGAATTAACAGAAATGTTACAGGAATGTGAAGATCCGGTATTTTTACTTACAATTGGAACAACCGAAACATCATTGATAGATGGAATTTCAGGTGCTGGACCATCAGCAGACTTAACTGAATATACACCTGCATCAGATGCTGAATTTATGGTTTTAGGTGAAGTCAGGTGTTGTGACGCACCAGCTGAAACTGTAGTTGGAGATGCGGCAGCACCAACCCCTGCAAGACTAACAAAAGCATCACTTCAACTTTCAGAAATTCCATTTGTAATAATAGATGCGGGTTCTAAAATCAAGCCAGATATTGAATATCTCACATTTGGAAAGGAATATGGAAGAGACATTAGAACCGGGAAAGGAGTATTGAATCCTCTTGAAATTTTTGAAAACGCTAAAGACTTAGGTGCTGAATTATCCAGAAGACATGAAATGCTCATTATTGGTGAAAGTATAGCTGCAGGAACTACTACTGCACTCGGAGTTTTAAGGGCTCTCGGTTATGAAGCCAATGAAAAAGTAAGCGGGAGCATGCCTCATAACCCTCATGACATGAAAACAAAAGTTGTAGATGAAGGATTGGAAAACGCTGGACTTGACCCTGAAAAAGATGATATAGATGCAATCCAAGCAATCGGCGCAGTGGGTGACCCGACATTACCTGCAATTGCAGGAATAGTTTTAGGCTCTGACATTCCAATTATTTTAGCAGGCGGAACACAGATGGCAGCCGTCTGTGCAATTATAAAATCCATACAACCTACTTTTGATTTTTCAAGAATTAACTTGGCTACAACAGTATATGTTGCCGGCGATGAAACCGCAGATTTATTCGGCATTTTAAAACAGATTGACGACAGCATTACCGTTAATGTTGTAGACCCTAAATTTGAAGAGTCAAGTCATGAAGGATTGAAAAATTATTTGAAAGGATTTGTTAAAGAGGGTGCAGGAGCCGGAGGCGCAATGTATTCTGCACTTGTTTTAGGAAATTCTGTTGAAAAACTAAGAAAAAGAATAGAAAAAGTATGTAAATAG
- a CDS encoding TOBE domain-containing protein, producing the protein MTDVKAGVEYKINVDGNSFLLDSKKFRLLESILDTGSLTAAAKSIDVSYRTALNYIDKIESSLDVKIVSTTKGGKGGGGGTSLTEEGYSILKECKKINAIMELHKDVNEIEAEVIKVDDAKGVMTIKMHDFEINAPLNRNYEVGDKLLALISYDNIFLMLEPQTSSIRNILKGQIVEMRLQNEVIRVKIDVGGVYLFSDITLSAEKELNLSIGKEVFVGFKAMSVATLKL; encoded by the coding sequence ATGACTGATGTAAAAGCAGGGGTTGAATATAAAATTAATGTTGATGGCAATTCTTTCTTGCTGGACAGTAAAAAATTCAGACTTTTAGAATCAATTCTGGATACTGGTTCTCTTACTGCGGCGGCAAAGTCCATCGATGTTTCTTATAGGACTGCATTAAATTATATTGATAAAATTGAATCATCACTCGATGTTAAAATTGTCAGTACCACTAAAGGCGGTAAAGGTGGTGGTGGAGGAACATCACTCACTGAAGAAGGTTACTCAATTTTAAAAGAATGTAAAAAAATCAATGCCATTATGGAACTTCATAAGGATGTTAATGAAATTGAAGCGGAAGTAATTAAAGTTGATGATGCTAAAGGTGTCATGACAATTAAAATGCATGATTTTGAAATCAATGCTCCTTTGAATAGGAATTATGAAGTTGGAGACAAGCTATTGGCATTGATAAGTTATGATAATATTTTCTTAATGTTGGAACCTCAAACATCCAGTATACGCAATATCCTGAAAGGACAAATTGTTGAAATGAGACTTCAAAATGAAGTTATTCGTGTTAAAATTGATGTTGGAGGAGTTTATCTATTTTCAGACATTACTTTATCTGCAGAAAAGGAATTAAATCTCAGTATTGGAAAAGAAGTCTTTGTAGGATTTAAAGCAATGTCTGTAGCTACTTTAAAATTATAA
- a CDS encoding flippase, which translates to MGNKLVRGSLIIFIGNIIFRIGGYLYRFLMATLLGPTGTGILGITMSYQGIFQTLASGGLPPAISKYIAEYEAVDDHNMARQTVYTSLKMMIFIGLVLGVLMIFVIAPLMANVFLKKPETLVPIQIIGCITPFSVILGGLRGAFQGVYKMEYIVYTRAVEQLFMILFAVGFILMGLSVVGAVWGTVIGYALAAFTAVYIFKVYMPKYIPQYSDDFHFSFSQELKLAVMLIKFAIPVIITAIAEMLIFNICTLVMGKFLTLESVGFFTAADPISRLPLMISISVATTILPASSEAFKLHDIEALQKYVGQSYKISLLFVVPMCIGLALFAVPTLQVFYFKNPSYVNGAAALGILAIGMTFYSIFAISTSIVQGVGNPRIPMYILVFGSIATGVLSWILAPILGIAGGATATTIACFLMMVPCVYFVFKLTETKAPTMAVVKILIATFIMGAVGYFIPKTPIWLFPGIIFCMIVYFFSLILVKFFAKEDIATLRGYSSKLGPLAKIVNKLLNLVEKIEFRNKS; encoded by the coding sequence ATGGGAAATAAGTTGGTAAGAGGTAGTTTGATAATTTTCATTGGTAACATAATTTTCCGTATCGGTGGTTACCTTTACCGTTTTTTAATGGCAACACTTTTAGGTCCTACTGGTACTGGTATTCTTGGAATTACCATGTCTTATCAAGGTATTTTTCAAACTTTGGCTTCAGGAGGGCTTCCTCCAGCAATATCCAAATATATTGCAGAATATGAGGCTGTAGATGATCATAATATGGCCAGACAGACGGTGTATACGTCTTTAAAGATGATGATATTTATAGGCCTGGTTTTGGGAGTTTTAATGATTTTTGTTATTGCTCCACTTATGGCGAATGTCTTTTTAAAAAAGCCTGAAACATTAGTTCCAATTCAAATTATTGGGTGCATAACTCCGTTCAGTGTAATTTTGGGTGGTTTAAGAGGTGCATTCCAAGGTGTATATAAAATGGAATATATCGTTTATACCCGTGCTGTAGAGCAATTGTTCATGATTTTATTCGCTGTTGGCTTTATTTTAATGGGTTTATCAGTTGTAGGTGCTGTATGGGGTACCGTAATCGGTTATGCTCTTGCGGCTTTCACTGCCGTTTATATTTTTAAAGTTTATATGCCGAAATATATTCCACAATACAGTGATGATTTTCATTTCTCATTTTCCCAAGAGCTGAAGCTGGCTGTCATGTTAATCAAGTTCGCTATTCCTGTTATCATTACAGCTATTGCTGAAATGCTTATCTTCAATATCTGTACCTTGGTTATGGGTAAGTTTTTAACACTTGAAAGCGTCGGATTTTTCACTGCGGCAGATCCTATTTCCAGACTTCCTTTAATGATTTCCATTTCTGTTGCGACTACAATTCTGCCTGCTTCATCTGAAGCATTCAAACTCCATGATATAGAAGCACTTCAGAAGTATGTTGGTCAATCTTATAAGATTTCATTACTCTTTGTAGTTCCAATGTGTATTGGTCTTGCCCTATTCGCCGTTCCTACTTTACAGGTATTTTACTTTAAAAATCCTTCTTATGTTAATGGTGCTGCTGCTTTAGGAATATTGGCTATTGGAATGACATTCTATTCTATTTTCGCTATTTCCACAAGTATTGTTCAGGGTGTTGGAAATCCTAGAATTCCAATGTACATATTGGTATTCGGTTCAATTGCAACCGGAGTTCTTTCTTGGATTTTAGCTCCGATTTTAGGAATCGCTGGTGGTGCAACTGCAACCACAATTGCCTGCTTCCTTATGATGGTTCCATGCGTTTATTTTGTATTTAAGCTTACTGAAACCAAAGCTCCAACGATGGCTGTTGTAAAAATATTGATTGCAACATTTATTATGGGGGCAGTAGGTTATTTCATTCCTAAAACACCTATATGGTTATTCCCAGGAATTATATTCTGTATGATCGTTTATTTCTTTTCATTGATTTTGGTTAAGTTTTTTGCCAAAGAAGATATTGCGACATTAAGGGGTTATTCATCTAAATTGGGTCCTCTTGCTAAAATAGTTAATAAACTTTTAAATCTTGTTGAAAAAATTGAATTTAGAAATAAATCATAA